One window from the genome of Asterias amurensis chromosome 12, ASM3211899v1 encodes:
- the LOC139945248 gene encoding uncharacterized protein isoform X1, translating into MQHDSDHDGHIDMFSHSTTKYGEQKEHIDLKQFPSHPHYSAADHIDNNSFSASSSSNITQSTPDLSKSSHHRSLHRSLKMNNRILGRRRPFQCRYCSFTCPSATNLSIHMRIHTGEKPYKCGTCSYASARKQNLFRHITTVHKSDPVEASASLHSAYPIGLQPTLDDGLPIVENVYGNVQDVVFVDGESVKVIGRDQSQYPTSELSPTTPHISQVFSCDSQASSSSSQQPDVVDVTPVTNPTSATEFSTRHYADGSRFIFASGNAATTINTKISPSSVLDPQFNANSEIVPQHTQSGAMNNGAQQLQQASSQIAISTKKTEAPIQATVYKEAITGAMKRKQGKSSSHTTLKNILDSPMILQNKNTGNSTIASSSVGSFRPLETMNSSMKIIQSEEDLEDVLEGRQKSFRSPSSIASNKQQSEFPQSARKTGSVRDTGFLSFSRESPGDVYTPETSRKVRMPDTLPQQTHIATSQTRIFRRNQFPIMNSSPMRIAKEKSIKNPESAGSTLIKQTAKRPIITNVTNRKIMTPQSSENQRKVNFQNFYKGPTVKERNVSAAPVGQDLQDRKRSPVVHLENDQSFMQESSRQMSSRRYNRGSLTVQVDLSKLMCCAARKLLQAHLEECDVCEINLPFEKEERQVGCRGQPGCSPRFVEKHENDDIFGRQGNSSQDSQSQRYSNKQQAGANRTSNVEQVVTIDTDDEMDLSDLSNSRNFIHEPRSVQVRPGVGRLVLDQNVAKESSKYGPLSSHRRSCSPPTTEPSGVANTSLVGSRSIPITSPYVQPRAPQSTLEHSAEQLRSKRSAEILAYMNAELQQGMKRKQPRKCDLCGKVFHTKAQLRNHRRVHIETRQLFRCTICRYCTVHYKFLKRHIMEKHVGRKPNTTQGNFCKESTKTGEMASLMEVVHTDEGAGRKQDEAPSRDSSLSLDENNQPPEKQCKHQDMIPVDTDDSTTVGTDVVMSQETEGSTSQIPSEGDKENAIILAMEVKQEEITEV; encoded by the exons ATGCAGCATGATTCGGATCATGATGGACACATTGATATGTTCTCCCATTCAACCACTAAATACGGTGAACAAAAAGAACATATTGATTTGAAACAGTTCCCATCACATCCACACTACTCAGCTGCCGACCATATCGATAATAATTCGTTCAGCGCTAGTAGCAGCAGCAACATCACCCAGTCGACGCCAGACCTCAGCAAATCCTCACATCATCGAAGTCTCCATCGGTCACTGAAAATGAATAACAGAATTTTGGGGAGACGGCGACCATTTCAGTGTAGGTACTGCAGTTTCACTTGTCCGTCTGCGACAAACTTATCCATCCACATGCGTATACACACTGGAGAGAAGCCCTACAAATGTGGGACGTGCTCGTATGCCTcggcaagaaaacaaaatctcttCCGGCACATCACAACAGTCCACAAGTCTGATCCTGTCGAAGCTAGTGCTTCTTTGCATAGTGCATACCCCATTGGGCTACAACCTACACTAGATGATGGACTGCCGATTGTCGAGAATGTCTACGGCAATGTCCAAGATGTGGTGTTCGTCGACGGAGAGTCGGTCAAGGTGATCGGAAGAGACCAGAGTCAATACCCGACGTCAGAACTCTCTCCTACTACTCCACATATCAGTCAAGTCTTTTCATGTGACAGTCAGGCCAGCAGTAGCAGTAGCCAGCAACCCGATGTTGTTGATGTTACACCAGTTACCAATCCCACTTCTGCAACCGAGTTCTCAACAAGACATTATGCCGATGGAAGTAGATTCATATTCGCGAGTGGAAATGCAGCAACAACCATCAATACTAAAATATCCCCATCAAGCGTGCTAGACCCTCAATTTAATGCAAATAGTGAGATTGTTCCACAACATACGCAAAGTGGAGCCATGAATAACGGCGCTCAGCAACTCCAACAAGCTTCCTCCCAAATTGCAATCTCAACTAAGAAAACTGAAGCGCCAATCCAGGCAACGGTGTATAAAGAAGCAATAACTGGAGCTATGAAAAGAAAACAGGGGAAAAGCTCGAGCCATACAACCCTAAAGAATATCCTAGACAGCCCGATGATactccaaaataaaaatacgGGTAATTCCACAATTGCATCTTCAAGCGTTGGCAGTTTCCGCCCATTAGAGACAATGAACAGCAGCATGAAGATAATTCAGAGTGAGGAAGATCTGGAAGACGTTCTCGAAGGGAGACAGAAAAGTTTCCGGAGTCCTTCTTCCATTGCCTCAAATAAACAGCAGTCTGAGTTCCCTCAAAGTGCAAGAAAAACTGGATCAGTCAGAGACACTGGTTTCTTGTCATTCTCCAGAGAAAGCCCAGGTGATGTATACACACCAGAGACGAGTCGTAAAGTCCGGATGCCAGACACGTTACCTCAACAAACTCACATAGCAACCTCACAAACTAGAATCTTCCGCCGTAATCAGTTTCCTATCATGAATTCATCGCCGATGAGAATAGCGAAAGAAAAATCCATCAAAAACCCTGAGTCAGCAGGTTCCACTTTAATCAAACAAACTGCCAAACGCCCAATCATTACCAATGTTACAAATAGAAAAATTATGACACCACAATCTTCGGAAAACCAGCGGAAAGTGAACTTTCAGAATTTCTATAAGGGTCCAACAGTGAAAGAACGTAATGTGTCGGCCGCCCCTGTGGGGCAAGATCTCCAAGATAGAAAACGTAGTCCGGTGGTTCATTTAGAAAACGATCAAAGTTTTATGCAGGAAAGTTCCAGACAGATGTCGTCCAGGAGGTATAATAGAGGATCCCTAACAGTACAAGTTGATCTGAGCAAACTCATGTGTTGCGCAGCTAGGAAGCTGTTGCAGGCCCACCTAGAAGAATGTGACGTTTGCGAAATTAATCTGCCATTTGAAAAAGAAGAGAGACAGGTCGGTTGCAGGGGACAACCAGGATGTAGTCCCAGATTTGTAGAAAAGCACGAAAACGATGACATCTTCGGTAGGCAAGGAAATTCCTCACAGGATAGTCAAAGTCAGAGATACTCTAACAAACAGCAAGCTGGTGCTAATCGTACATCAAATGTAGAGCAAGTAGTAACAATAGATACCGACGATGAAATGGATCTCTCGGACTTGAGTAACTCTAGAAACTTCATCCATGAACCAAGATCTGTTCAAGTCAGACCAGGCGTGGGTCGCCTAGTCTTAGATCAAAATGTTGCAAAAGAGTCCAGTAAATATGGACCCTTATCCAGCCACAGAAGGTCATGTTCTCCGCCCACTACGGAGCCCAGTGGGGTAGCTAATACATCCTTAGTAGGCTCTCGCAGCATTCCAATCACATCGCCATACGTCCAACCCAGAGCACCTCAATCTACTCTCGAACACTCGGCCGAGCAACTGCGATCCAAACGAAGCGCCGAGATACTTGCCTACATGAACGCCGAACTGCAGCAGGGAATGAAACGTAAACAACCCAGAAAATGCGATCTCTGCGGGAAAGTGTTCCACACGAAAGCTCAGCTGCGAAACCACCGCCGCGTACATATTGAAACGCGACAGCTTTTCCGGTGCACCATTTGCCGTTACTGTACTGTGCATTATAAGTTCTTGAAACGCCATATCATGGAGAAGCATGTTGGTAGGAAGCCGAACACAACTCAAGGCAATTTCTGCAAGGAGTCAACCAAAACGGGTGAGATGGCTTCTCTAATGGAGGTGGTTCACACTGACGAAGGTGCAGGGAGAAAACAAGACGAAGCCCCCTCTAGAGATTCAAGTCTGTCATTGGATGAGAACAACCAACCACCAG AAAAACAATGCAAGCATCAAGATATGATTCCTGTAGACACAGATGACAGCACGACGGTTGGTACTGATGTGGTGATGTCACAAGAAACTGAGGGTTCTACATCGCAAATCCCGTCCGAGGGTGACAAAGAAAATGCTATAATCCTTGCCATGGAAGTTaaacaagaagaaatcacaGAAGTATGA
- the LOC139945248 gene encoding uncharacterized protein isoform X2: MQHDSDHDGHIDMFSHSTTKYGEQKEHIDLKQFPSHPHYSAADHIDNNSFSASSSSNITQSTPDLSKSSHHRSLHRSLKMNNRILGRRRPFQCRYCSFTCPSATNLSIHMRIHTGEKPYKCGTCSYASARKQNLFRHITTVHKSDPVEASASLHSAYPIGLQPTLDDGLPIVENVYGNVQDVVFVDGESVKVIGRDQSQYPTSELSPTTPHISQVFSCDSQASSSSSQQPDVVDVTPVTNPTSATEFSTRHYADGSRFIFASGNAATTINTKISPSSVLDPQFNANSEIVPQHTQSGAMNNGAQQLQQASSQIAISTKKTEAPIQATVYKEAITGAMKRKQGKSSSHTTLKNILDSPMILQNKNTGNSTIASSSVGSFRPLETMNSSMKIIQSEEDLEDVLEGRQKSFRSPSSIASNKQQSEFPQSARKTGSVRDTGFLSFSRESPGDVYTPETSRKVRMPDTLPQQTHIATSQTRIFRRNQFPIMNSSPMRIAKEKSIKNPESAGSTLIKQTAKRPIITNVTNRKIMTPQSSENQRKVNFQNFYKGPTVKERNVSAAPVGQDLQDRKRSPVVHLENDQSFMQESSRQMSSRRYNRGSLTVQVDLSKLMCCAARKLLQAHLEECDVCEINLPFEKEERQVGCRGQPGCSPRFVEKHENDDIFGRQGNSSQDSQSQRYSNKQQAGANRTSNVEQVVTIDTDDEMDLSDLSNSRNFIHEPRSVQVRPGVGRLVLDQNVAKESSKYGPLSSHRRSCSPPTTEPSGVANTSLVGSRSIPITSPYVQPRAPQSTLEHSAEQLRSKRSAEILAYMNAELQQGMKRKQPRKCDLCGKVFHTKAQLRNHRRVHIETRQLFRCTICRYCTVHYKFLKRHIMEKHVGRKPNTTQGNFCKESTKTGEMASLMEVVHTDEGAGRKQDEAPSRDSSLSLDENNQPPEKQCKHQDMIPVDTDDSTTVGTDVVMSQETEGSTSQIPSEGDKENAIILAMEVKQEEITE, encoded by the exons ATGCAGCATGATTCGGATCATGATGGACACATTGATATGTTCTCCCATTCAACCACTAAATACGGTGAACAAAAAGAACATATTGATTTGAAACAGTTCCCATCACATCCACACTACTCAGCTGCCGACCATATCGATAATAATTCGTTCAGCGCTAGTAGCAGCAGCAACATCACCCAGTCGACGCCAGACCTCAGCAAATCCTCACATCATCGAAGTCTCCATCGGTCACTGAAAATGAATAACAGAATTTTGGGGAGACGGCGACCATTTCAGTGTAGGTACTGCAGTTTCACTTGTCCGTCTGCGACAAACTTATCCATCCACATGCGTATACACACTGGAGAGAAGCCCTACAAATGTGGGACGTGCTCGTATGCCTcggcaagaaaacaaaatctcttCCGGCACATCACAACAGTCCACAAGTCTGATCCTGTCGAAGCTAGTGCTTCTTTGCATAGTGCATACCCCATTGGGCTACAACCTACACTAGATGATGGACTGCCGATTGTCGAGAATGTCTACGGCAATGTCCAAGATGTGGTGTTCGTCGACGGAGAGTCGGTCAAGGTGATCGGAAGAGACCAGAGTCAATACCCGACGTCAGAACTCTCTCCTACTACTCCACATATCAGTCAAGTCTTTTCATGTGACAGTCAGGCCAGCAGTAGCAGTAGCCAGCAACCCGATGTTGTTGATGTTACACCAGTTACCAATCCCACTTCTGCAACCGAGTTCTCAACAAGACATTATGCCGATGGAAGTAGATTCATATTCGCGAGTGGAAATGCAGCAACAACCATCAATACTAAAATATCCCCATCAAGCGTGCTAGACCCTCAATTTAATGCAAATAGTGAGATTGTTCCACAACATACGCAAAGTGGAGCCATGAATAACGGCGCTCAGCAACTCCAACAAGCTTCCTCCCAAATTGCAATCTCAACTAAGAAAACTGAAGCGCCAATCCAGGCAACGGTGTATAAAGAAGCAATAACTGGAGCTATGAAAAGAAAACAGGGGAAAAGCTCGAGCCATACAACCCTAAAGAATATCCTAGACAGCCCGATGATactccaaaataaaaatacgGGTAATTCCACAATTGCATCTTCAAGCGTTGGCAGTTTCCGCCCATTAGAGACAATGAACAGCAGCATGAAGATAATTCAGAGTGAGGAAGATCTGGAAGACGTTCTCGAAGGGAGACAGAAAAGTTTCCGGAGTCCTTCTTCCATTGCCTCAAATAAACAGCAGTCTGAGTTCCCTCAAAGTGCAAGAAAAACTGGATCAGTCAGAGACACTGGTTTCTTGTCATTCTCCAGAGAAAGCCCAGGTGATGTATACACACCAGAGACGAGTCGTAAAGTCCGGATGCCAGACACGTTACCTCAACAAACTCACATAGCAACCTCACAAACTAGAATCTTCCGCCGTAATCAGTTTCCTATCATGAATTCATCGCCGATGAGAATAGCGAAAGAAAAATCCATCAAAAACCCTGAGTCAGCAGGTTCCACTTTAATCAAACAAACTGCCAAACGCCCAATCATTACCAATGTTACAAATAGAAAAATTATGACACCACAATCTTCGGAAAACCAGCGGAAAGTGAACTTTCAGAATTTCTATAAGGGTCCAACAGTGAAAGAACGTAATGTGTCGGCCGCCCCTGTGGGGCAAGATCTCCAAGATAGAAAACGTAGTCCGGTGGTTCATTTAGAAAACGATCAAAGTTTTATGCAGGAAAGTTCCAGACAGATGTCGTCCAGGAGGTATAATAGAGGATCCCTAACAGTACAAGTTGATCTGAGCAAACTCATGTGTTGCGCAGCTAGGAAGCTGTTGCAGGCCCACCTAGAAGAATGTGACGTTTGCGAAATTAATCTGCCATTTGAAAAAGAAGAGAGACAGGTCGGTTGCAGGGGACAACCAGGATGTAGTCCCAGATTTGTAGAAAAGCACGAAAACGATGACATCTTCGGTAGGCAAGGAAATTCCTCACAGGATAGTCAAAGTCAGAGATACTCTAACAAACAGCAAGCTGGTGCTAATCGTACATCAAATGTAGAGCAAGTAGTAACAATAGATACCGACGATGAAATGGATCTCTCGGACTTGAGTAACTCTAGAAACTTCATCCATGAACCAAGATCTGTTCAAGTCAGACCAGGCGTGGGTCGCCTAGTCTTAGATCAAAATGTTGCAAAAGAGTCCAGTAAATATGGACCCTTATCCAGCCACAGAAGGTCATGTTCTCCGCCCACTACGGAGCCCAGTGGGGTAGCTAATACATCCTTAGTAGGCTCTCGCAGCATTCCAATCACATCGCCATACGTCCAACCCAGAGCACCTCAATCTACTCTCGAACACTCGGCCGAGCAACTGCGATCCAAACGAAGCGCCGAGATACTTGCCTACATGAACGCCGAACTGCAGCAGGGAATGAAACGTAAACAACCCAGAAAATGCGATCTCTGCGGGAAAGTGTTCCACACGAAAGCTCAGCTGCGAAACCACCGCCGCGTACATATTGAAACGCGACAGCTTTTCCGGTGCACCATTTGCCGTTACTGTACTGTGCATTATAAGTTCTTGAAACGCCATATCATGGAGAAGCATGTTGGTAGGAAGCCGAACACAACTCAAGGCAATTTCTGCAAGGAGTCAACCAAAACGGGTGAGATGGCTTCTCTAATGGAGGTGGTTCACACTGACGAAGGTGCAGGGAGAAAACAAGACGAAGCCCCCTCTAGAGATTCAAGTCTGTCATTGGATGAGAACAACCAACCACCAG AAAAACAATGCAAGCATCAAGATATGATTCCTGTAGACACAGATGACAGCACGACGGTTGGTACTGATGTGGTGATGTCACAAGAAACTGAGGGTTCTACATCGCAAATCCCGTCCGAGGGTGACAAAGAAAATGCTATAATCCTTGCCATGGAAGTTaaacaagaagaaatcacaGAA TGA